In one window of Haloimpatiens sp. FM7315 DNA:
- the murF gene encoding UDP-N-acetylmuramoyl-tripeptide--D-alanyl-D-alanine ligase yields MEKLTIDEIVNAVKGDLVVKGESTNFLNVNTDTRKLKNGDVFLALKGENFNANDFVEEASHKKASICVVSEIKYNIDNLAKETSVILVEDTNKALLDLAEYYRTKLNLKIIAITGSTGKTSTKDLVAASLSEKYKVFKTKGNFNNEIGMPLMLLSLDNSYDVAVLEMGMSNLLEIHRLAKTAKPDMAIITNIGISHIENLKTKENILKAKMEVTDFFSKNNCLIINNDDEYLNSIKDEEFQVIKIGIDSNSNYKAKNIILKENGLEYDLYCSENKMNSKVKINMLGRHNVYNSLLAVACAKELGLQYDEILRGLNNIEATSMRLDIIKGKFTIVNDCYNASPDSMKAAIDVISNIKMGRKIAILGTMRELGHMSYKAHLDVAKYAKLKKIDGLYTLGEYNEAFNEGFGEENYKAFESQEQLVDYVKDVIKSEDVVLVKASRYMKFENIVENLKK; encoded by the coding sequence ATGGAAAAACTTACAATAGATGAAATAGTAAATGCAGTGAAAGGCGACCTTGTAGTAAAAGGTGAGAGCACTAACTTTTTAAATGTAAATACTGACACAAGAAAATTAAAAAATGGTGATGTGTTTTTAGCTTTGAAAGGAGAAAATTTTAATGCAAATGACTTTGTAGAAGAAGCAAGTCATAAGAAAGCTAGTATTTGTGTTGTTAGCGAGATTAAATATAATATTGATAATTTAGCTAAAGAAACTTCAGTTATTTTAGTAGAAGACACTAATAAAGCACTATTGGATTTAGCTGAATACTATAGGACAAAGCTTAATTTAAAGATAATAGCAATTACTGGATCTACTGGAAAAACCTCTACTAAGGATTTAGTAGCAGCTTCTTTAAGTGAAAAATACAAGGTCTTTAAGACTAAAGGAAATTTTAATAATGAAATAGGTATGCCTCTTATGCTTTTGTCTTTAGACAATTCTTACGATGTTGCAGTTTTAGAGATGGGCATGAGTAATCTTTTAGAAATTCATAGATTAGCCAAAACTGCCAAACCAGATATGGCCATAATTACAAACATTGGAATATCACATATAGAGAATTTAAAGACTAAAGAGAATATTTTAAAAGCAAAAATGGAAGTTACTGATTTTTTTAGTAAAAATAATTGTCTTATTATAAATAATGATGATGAGTATTTAAATAGCATAAAGGATGAAGAGTTTCAAGTTATAAAAATTGGTATAGATAGTAATAGTAATTACAAGGCAAAGAATATAATACTAAAAGAGAATGGTTTAGAGTATGACTTGTATTGTAGTGAAAATAAAATGAATAGCAAAGTTAAAATAAATATGCTAGGAAGACATAATGTTTATAATTCACTTTTAGCAGTTGCTTGTGCAAAAGAACTTGGACTTCAATATGATGAAATCTTAAGGGGATTAAACAATATTGAAGCAACTTCAATGAGACTTGATATTATTAAAGGAAAATTTACTATTGTAAATGACTGCTATAACGCAAGTCCTGATTCAATGAAAGCCGCTATTGATGTAATTTCAAATATTAAGATGGGTAGAAAAATTGCAATTTTAGGGACTATGAGAGAACTTGGGCATATGTCTTATAAAGCACATTTAGATGTAGCAAAATATGCTAAATTGAAGAAAATAGATGGATTATACACATTAGGAGAATATAACGAAGCCTTTAATGAAGGTTTTGGAGAAGAAAATTATAAGGCTTTTGAAAGCCAAGAGCAATTAGTTGACTATGTTAAAGACGTAATAAAGTCTGAAGATGTAGTTTTAGTTAAAGCTTCAAGATATATGAAATTCGAAAATATAGTTGAAAATCTAAAAAAATAA
- a CDS encoding cell division protein FtsQ/DivIB, with translation MVTGDKKDNITYLNESKYIIDNRKELIEKRKRKKYLIRIFFLSSVLLVIFLTLLFKLPYFSIKEVNVINNNNIKKEEIIRLSQIEKDTNIFKISLKNSSKKILTNPYVLEADVKRKLPNKIIIDVKERKAAFYVISDSKYYIVDKNSVVLEKKDNINSMKLIRCVGVDEGNFELGQVLPFNDKAKAEAIKEVTELFLSTSNNIQMSILDVSKTYDIKAYYGNMCVKIGDSTDLKNKFNKALSIMEIKNLNGKKGYIDVSFKGNPVFFIEN, from the coding sequence ATGGTTACTGGTGATAAAAAGGATAACATAACATATTTAAATGAAAGTAAATATATTATTGACAATAGAAAAGAGTTGATTGAAAAAAGAAAAAGAAAAAAGTATTTAATTAGAATATTTTTTCTGAGTTCTGTGCTTTTAGTGATATTTTTGACTTTATTATTTAAACTTCCTTATTTTAGTATAAAAGAAGTGAATGTAATTAATAATAATAATATAAAAAAAGAAGAAATAATTAGACTATCTCAAATTGAAAAAGATACCAATATATTTAAAATAAGCTTAAAGAATTCTTCAAAGAAAATACTTACAAATCCATATGTTTTGGAGGCAGATGTAAAAAGAAAGCTACCTAACAAAATAATAATTGATGTTAAGGAGAGAAAGGCGGCTTTTTACGTTATAAGTGATTCGAAGTATTACATTGTAGATAAAAATTCCGTGGTATTAGAGAAAAAGGATAATATAAATTCCATGAAATTAATAAGATGTGTTGGCGTAGATGAAGGAAATTTTGAACTTGGACAAGTCTTACCATTTAATGACAAAGCCAAAGCGGAGGCAATTAAAGAGGTTACAGAATTGTTTTTATCAACTTCAAATAATATACAAATGAGTATACTAGATGTAAGTAAAACTTACGATATTAAAGCTTATTATGGTAATATGTGTGTTAAAATAGGAGATAGTACGGATTTGAAAAATAAATTTAATAAAGCGTTATCCATAATGGAAATTAAAAATTTAAATGGAAAAAAAGGATATATTGATGTAAGCTTTAAAGGAAATCCTGTGTTTTTTATAGAAAATTAG
- a CDS encoding DUF881 domain-containing protein, which produces MKKLKAQLSIGIVCCLLGFMITYQFKIINKKQQSLDVKKNNPEIVVEIEQLKKEKKDMESKINELQEKLRQYENETVGRDENTQKLKEELDNTRVILGETDLEGEGIIIYITPRSDFFNMSYETLPINDRDLLYVINELYSNGAEVVSINDIRITGSTGIRNAGNAIRIDNEKISPLKRVTIKAIGNKVALEAAVIFPGNIPSTLTEGCDVKWNTEKNLTIKKTNKIIKYKYAKNVKNK; this is translated from the coding sequence ATGAAAAAATTAAAAGCTCAACTTTCTATAGGTATAGTTTGTTGTTTACTTGGATTTATGATTACGTACCAGTTTAAAATTATTAATAAAAAGCAACAAAGCTTGGATGTTAAGAAAAACAATCCTGAAATAGTAGTTGAAATAGAGCAGTTAAAAAAAGAAAAAAAGGATATGGAAAGTAAGATAAATGAACTCCAAGAAAAATTAAGGCAGTATGAAAATGAAACTGTTGGAAGAGATGAAAACACACAAAAACTCAAAGAAGAATTAGACAATACTAGAGTTATTTTAGGAGAAACTGACCTTGAGGGTGAAGGAATTATAATATACATAACTCCAAGAAGTGATTTTTTCAATATGTCATACGAGACTCTTCCAATAAATGACAGAGACCTTTTATATGTCATAAACGAATTGTATTCAAATGGAGCAGAGGTAGTATCAATAAATGACATTAGAATAACAGGTAGCACTGGCATTAGAAATGCTGGAAATGCAATTAGAATAGATAATGAGAAGATATCACCATTAAAAAGAGTGACTATAAAAGCTATAGGGAATAAAGTCGCACTAGAGGCTGCGGTAATATTCCCAGGTAATATACCAAGTACACTTACAGAGGGCTGTGATGTAAAGTGGAATACTGAAAAAAATTTAACAATAAAGAAAACCAATAAAATTATTAAATATAAATATGCTAAAAATGTCAAAAATAAATAG
- a CDS encoding small basic family protein, with the protein MLAIIGLIIGIIIGAVFNINIPDKFSPYMSVAIFACLDSVFGAIKASLAKQFRVDIFISGFFGNAVLAAALAYLGDKLGVPIYLAAVIVFGGRIFDNFATIRRVLIEKAKSHQ; encoded by the coding sequence ATGTTAGCAATAATAGGGCTGATTATAGGTATAATAATTGGTGCTGTTTTTAATATAAATATTCCAGATAAGTTTTCACCATATATGTCCGTAGCAATATTTGCCTGCTTAGATTCAGTTTTTGGAGCTATTAAAGCAAGTCTTGCAAAACAGTTTAGAGTTGATATATTTATATCAGGATTTTTTGGAAATGCAGTACTTGCTGCAGCTTTAGCCTATTTAGGAGATAAATTAGGAGTACCAATATATTTAGCTGCTGTAATAGTTTTTGGCGGAAGAATATTTGACAATTTTGCCACTATAAGAAGAGTGCTTATTGAGAAAGCTAAATCTCATCAATGA
- a CDS encoding DUF881 domain-containing protein codes for MRTNESHVFLFISCIIIGILISLNIDLKKDGKNNFLNASQYQDAYNERSKLYNEISDLQKQYNRYNSKFLKYNSSEKNKYEIVAEIESELKENKTKLGMEDVEGEGIVITINDAVDQYNATGNEDYLVHFYDLIFLINDLKNSGAEAISVNGQRVIDGTYDYCGGSNINLNGVKIVAPFYISVIGNKEVIKQYMLMNENYLKYLMIVRKISAEIKVEEELKIDAYIGTKKYKYAKLKINK; via the coding sequence ATGAGAACTAATGAATCACATGTTTTTCTTTTCATATCATGTATTATAATAGGAATTTTGATTTCTTTAAACATTGACTTGAAGAAAGATGGGAAAAATAATTTTCTAAATGCTTCGCAGTATCAAGATGCTTATAATGAAAGAAGTAAATTATATAATGAGATAAGTGATTTGCAAAAACAATATAATAGATACAATTCTAAATTTTTAAAATACAATAGTAGCGAGAAAAATAAATATGAAATAGTAGCAGAAATAGAAAGTGAGCTTAAAGAAAATAAAACTAAGCTTGGAATGGAAGATGTAGAAGGTGAAGGAATAGTAATAACTATAAATGATGCTGTAGACCAGTATAACGCCACAGGTAATGAGGATTATCTAGTACATTTTTACGATTTGATTTTCCTAATAAATGATTTGAAAAATTCAGGAGCAGAGGCAATATCAGTAAATGGCCAAAGAGTTATTGATGGGACTTATGATTATTGTGGTGGAAGTAATATTAACCTTAATGGAGTTAAAATAGTGGCACCGTTTTATATAAGTGTAATAGGAAATAAAGAAGTAATTAAGCAGTATATGCTCATGAACGAAAACTATCTTAAATATTTAATGATAGTTAGAAAAATAAGTGCGGAGATTAAGGTTGAAGAGGAATTAAAGATTGACGCCTACATTGGCACTAAGAAATATAAATATGCAAAACTTAAAATTAACAAGTAA
- a CDS encoding cell division protein SepF: protein MAGKVLNKFMGLFGLEDDYEEIDEKMDDENENEDEDEELECSDFSDKNKQGKVVNIHTASSVKVIIVKPETFDEAADICDNLKNRKIVVINTVALENRIAQRLLDFIGGASYSLGGSLQEIEKSVYLVSPSNVAVTNDLKNELSSKGIFSFSK from the coding sequence ATGGCAGGTAAAGTATTAAATAAGTTCATGGGTTTGTTTGGTTTAGAGGATGATTACGAGGAAATTGATGAAAAAATGGATGATGAAAATGAAAATGAAGATGAAGATGAAGAGTTAGAATGCTCAGATTTTAGTGATAAAAACAAACAAGGAAAAGTTGTAAACATACATACTGCAAGTTCTGTAAAAGTCATTATAGTAAAACCTGAAACTTTCGATGAAGCTGCAGATATTTGTGATAATTTGAAGAATAGAAAAATTGTTGTTATAAACACAGTTGCACTAGAAAATAGAATTGCTCAGAGACTATTAGATTTTATTGGTGGAGCTAGTTATTCATTAGGTGGATCGCTTCAAGAAATTGAAAAAAGTGTTTACTTGGTATCGCCTTCTAATGTAGCTGTTACAAATGATCTTAAAAATGAGTTATCAAGTAAGGGAATATTTAGTTTTAGTAAATAA
- a CDS encoding YggT family protein: protein MIIRFFDLLFTFLEYAIFLDVILSWVARGRDNKFTEIIHIITEPFLMPGRILQERLVPGLMIDFSPIVAFLIIGFLKKLVIIILSFI, encoded by the coding sequence ATGATTATACGTTTTTTTGATTTACTTTTTACGTTTTTAGAATATGCAATATTTTTAGATGTAATATTATCTTGGGTTGCAAGAGGCCGTGATAATAAATTTACTGAGATAATTCACATTATTACAGAGCCGTTTTTAATGCCTGGCAGAATTTTACAAGAAAGACTGGTTCCAGGTCTTATGATAGATTTTTCACCAATAGTAGCTTTTTTAATTATAGGATTTTTAAAAAAGTTAGTTATAATTATTTTATCATTTATTTAG
- a CDS encoding YlmH/Sll1252 family protein, with protein sequence MGKKNFTDKTYGENEAVVSNIYDKIQRAYLTNSIVFTNEFCSPKISSVAKNLCSKIGVNFCAYGVFQDAERCMLSFSLCEVENSKYPIDFLKISVKSKFCSLDHKDFLGSIMSLGIKREKYGDLILENDSCYVPVSIDISDYVKSNLLKIKRESCSIKSIDILEDYVPNFKFQDILVIVTSDRLDSFVASICKISRNKSADFIKSGNVQLNYSEIYEKDFKVSENDILTIRRYGKYKIYSFWAILKKIELKF encoded by the coding sequence TTGGGCAAGAAAAATTTTACAGATAAAACATATGGTGAAAACGAAGCAGTTGTTTCGAATATTTATGATAAAATTCAAAGGGCTTATTTAACAAATAGTATAGTATTTACAAATGAATTTTGTAGTCCTAAAATTAGTTCTGTAGCAAAAAATTTATGCTCTAAAATTGGCGTGAATTTTTGTGCCTATGGTGTTTTTCAGGATGCAGAAAGGTGTATGCTTTCATTCTCTTTATGTGAAGTTGAAAACTCAAAGTATCCTATAGATTTTTTAAAGATAAGTGTCAAATCTAAATTTTGTAGCTTAGATCATAAAGATTTTTTAGGTTCTATAATGTCTCTTGGAATAAAAAGGGAGAAGTATGGAGACTTAATATTAGAAAATGATAGCTGTTATGTACCTGTTAGTATAGATATTTCTGATTATGTAAAATCAAATCTTTTGAAGATAAAAAGGGAAAGTTGTAGCATTAAAAGTATAGACATACTAGAGGATTATGTGCCTAACTTTAAATTTCAGGATATCTTAGTTATTGTAACTTCAGATAGGCTTGATAGTTTTGTAGCTTCTATATGTAAAATTTCAAGAAACAAAAGTGCTGATTTTATAAAATCCGGGAATGTACAATTGAATTATTCAGAGATTTATGAAAAAGATTTTAAGGTTTCAGAAAATGACATACTTACTATAAGAAGGTATGGAAAATATAAGATTTATAGTTTTTGGGCTATACTCAAAAAGATAGAATTAAAATTTTAA
- a CDS encoding DivIVA domain-containing protein — MIFLLTPVEINNKEFKKGFRGYDIDEVDEFLDTVVEDYERIYKENVSLKEKVQVMNEKMEHYSKIESTIQNTLILAQNAAEQAKKSAQKESELIIKNANDSAQRIIDKAHNDVVKINDDYDRIKQEFAKFTSKFRNFMKSQLDMFESLEKDFIKNYSIGKSLDSIKEKEIESMNTCNDRDVEFNIEDIKDKNLKQEELNEIKSFFVKED; from the coding sequence GTGATATTTTTGTTAACTCCTGTAGAGATAAACAATAAAGAGTTTAAAAAAGGTTTTAGAGGTTATGATATTGATGAAGTTGATGAATTTCTAGACACAGTAGTTGAAGACTATGAAAGAATTTATAAAGAGAATGTGTCCTTAAAGGAAAAAGTCCAAGTAATGAATGAGAAAATGGAACATTATTCAAAGATAGAAAGTACTATACAAAATACCCTTATATTAGCACAAAATGCTGCAGAACAAGCAAAAAAATCTGCACAGAAAGAATCCGAATTGATTATAAAAAATGCTAATGATTCAGCTCAGAGAATAATTGATAAAGCTCATAATGATGTAGTTAAAATTAACGATGATTATGATAGAATTAAGCAAGAATTTGCAAAATTCACAAGCAAATTTAGAAACTTTATGAAGAGCCAATTGGATATGTTTGAAAGTCTTGAGAAGGATTTTATCAAAAATTATAGTATTGGAAAGTCTTTGGATAGTATTAAAGAAAAAGAAATTGAGAGCATGAATACATGTAACGATAGAGATGTTGAGTTTAATATAGAGGATATTAAAGATAAAAATTTAAAACAAGAAGAACTAAATGAAATAAAAAGTTTTTTTGTAAAAGAAGATTAA
- a CDS encoding 5'-methylthioadenosine/adenosylhomocysteine nucleosidase: MIIGIIGAMDEEIEILLDKLNLRKKDLKGNMEFNCGKLFSKEVVLVRSGIGKVNAAICSQILIDDYNVDIIINVGVAGGVRFDIYPGDIVIGNNLVQYDMDTSAFGDKIGQVPRLDTYDFKCDEKLIDIAKKACAFLEGHNYFVGRIVSGDQFINDVDKIKWFNDEFKAYACEMEGASIAQVCYLNKVPFVVIRSISDNASNGAHIDYEKFKIIAVQNSCNILKNMLEIM, from the coding sequence ATGATAATTGGAATTATAGGTGCTATGGATGAGGAGATAGAAATACTTTTAGATAAATTAAATTTAAGGAAAAAGGATTTAAAGGGGAACATGGAGTTTAATTGCGGTAAACTTTTTTCTAAAGAAGTAGTTTTAGTTAGAAGTGGCATTGGAAAAGTAAATGCAGCAATTTGTTCTCAAATACTTATAGATGATTATAATGTGGATATAATAATAAATGTTGGTGTTGCAGGTGGTGTAAGATTCGATATATACCCAGGAGATATTGTTATTGGAAATAATTTAGTTCAATATGATATGGATACTTCAGCTTTTGGAGATAAAATAGGACAGGTTCCAAGGCTTGATACTTATGATTTTAAATGTGATGAGAAGTTAATCGATATAGCAAAAAAAGCCTGTGCTTTTTTAGAGGGTCATAATTATTTTGTTGGTAGAATAGTTTCTGGGGATCAATTTATTAATGATGTAGATAAAATAAAGTGGTTTAATGATGAGTTTAAAGCCTATGCTTGTGAAATGGAAGGAGCCAGTATAGCACAAGTTTGTTATTTGAATAAGGTGCCTTTTGTAGTAATACGTTCTATATCAGATAATGCAAGTAATGGAGCTCATATAGATTATGAAAAATTTAAAATTATAGCAGTACAAAATTCCTGTAATATCCTAAAAAATATGCTAGAGATTATGTAG
- the aroF gene encoding 3-deoxy-7-phosphoheptulonate synthase — MKHLLVEKSSGENIKIQIGDILVGGNKKVIISGPCAVEDYESTLGIARKLKNIGVHMLRGGVFKPRTSPYDFQGLGFRGLEILSKVKGEVGIPIVTEIMDARDLEKAVPYLDVIQVGSRNMYNYSLLKELGKINKPVLLKRGMSATISEWLYAAEYIMQGGNHNVILCERGIRTFEDYTRNTLDLNAVAVIKQKYRLPIIVDPSHGTGIRELVLPMSLAAIAAGSDGLIIESHINPDKSISDARQTVSMDTLNTIVNKVNTFENTFSM, encoded by the coding sequence ATGAAACATTTGTTAGTAGAAAAGAGTTCAGGTGAAAATATAAAAATTCAAATTGGGGATATATTAGTTGGGGGAAATAAAAAAGTAATAATATCAGGACCCTGTGCAGTTGAAGATTATGAAAGTACATTAGGTATTGCAAGGAAGTTAAAAAATATTGGTGTACATATGTTAAGAGGTGGAGTATTTAAGCCAAGAACTTCTCCTTATGATTTTCAAGGACTTGGGTTTAGAGGATTAGAAATATTAAGTAAAGTTAAAGGTGAGGTAGGAATTCCTATAGTTACAGAAATAATGGATGCAAGAGATTTAGAGAAAGCTGTGCCTTATTTAGATGTTATTCAAGTTGGTTCAAGAAATATGTATAATTACTCTTTATTAAAAGAGCTTGGGAAAATTAACAAACCTGTTCTTTTAAAAAGAGGGATGAGTGCTACTATATCTGAGTGGCTGTATGCCGCAGAATACATAATGCAAGGTGGAAATCATAATGTAATTTTGTGTGAGAGAGGAATAAGGACCTTTGAAGACTATACAAGAAATACTCTGGATTTGAATGCAGTTGCAGTAATAAAACAAAAATATAGATTGCCAATAATAGTAGACCCAAGTCATGGAACTGGTATAAGAGAATTAGTTCTTCCAATGTCTTTAGCTGCAATAGCTGCAGGAAGTGATGGGCTTATAATTGAAAGCCATATTAATCCTGATAAATCAATTTCAGATGCGAGACAGACGGTATCAATGGACACATTAAATACTATAGTAAACAAGGTGAATACTTTTGAGAATACTTTTTCAATGTAG
- a CDS encoding TraR/DksA C4-type zinc finger protein — MRKAKEDNLAGTNRDMENELSNYDNHPADAAGNLYDKERGLAIKDHEISLMNKIDEALEDIQKGVYGKCKMCGKEIIKDRLEFIPYAKYCALCQKQISSKIPSQNIGTSEEDGLLNKPFGYGYNDFKDKVEFDAEDSYQSVERFNRIKNMNENYYEDDDEYVEFVERISNEQYKNQLPD; from the coding sequence TTGAGGAAGGCTAAGGAAGATAACCTTGCAGGAACTAATAGGGATATGGAAAATGAATTATCTAATTATGATAATCATCCAGCAGATGCAGCTGGTAATCTTTACGATAAAGAAAGGGGTCTTGCAATAAAAGATCACGAAATTTCTTTGATGAATAAAATAGATGAAGCCCTAGAAGATATACAAAAGGGAGTATATGGAAAATGTAAGATGTGTGGAAAAGAAATAATAAAAGATAGATTAGAGTTTATTCCTTACGCTAAGTATTGTGCTTTATGTCAAAAACAAATAAGTAGCAAAATTCCTAGCCAAAATATAGGCACCTCAGAAGAAGATGGATTACTAAATAAACCTTTTGGGTATGGTTATAATGACTTTAAGGATAAAGTTGAATTTGATGCTGAAGATAGTTATCAGAGTGTTGAAAGATTTAATAGGATTAAAAACATGAATGAAAACTATTATGAAGATGATGATGAGTATGTTGAATTTGTTGAAAGAATAAGCAATGAACAGTATAAAAATCAGCTTCCTGACTAG
- the lspA gene encoding signal peptidase II, producing MEIIIIFLGVLIDRLTKIWSINTLSKINEIKIVDNYFSFYYLENKGAAFGILRNKLIFLSVVTLMVLIGLTFYLFFKKPKSSILRVSLALIISGAIGNLIDRFYYKFVIDFILLHYKDVYYYPVFNIADILVCIGTVLLIIYLIKEDKHE from the coding sequence GTGGAAATAATTATTATATTTTTAGGGGTTTTAATAGATAGATTAACTAAAATTTGGAGTATAAACACTTTATCAAAAATAAATGAAATAAAGATTGTAGATAATTATTTTAGTTTTTATTATCTAGAAAATAAAGGGGCAGCTTTTGGTATTTTAAGAAACAAATTAATTTTTTTAAGTGTTGTTACCTTAATGGTTTTGATTGGATTAACTTTTTATTTATTCTTTAAAAAGCCCAAATCTAGTATATTAAGAGTGTCTTTGGCTTTAATAATATCAGGGGCTATTGGTAATTTAATAGATAGGTTTTACTATAAATTTGTTATTGACTTTATACTTCTTCATTATAAAGATGTATATTATTACCCTGTTTTTAATATAGCAGATATACTAGTTTGTATAGGTACAGTTTTGCTTATAATTTATTTAATAAAGGAAGATAAACATGAATGA
- a CDS encoding RluA family pseudouridine synthase, with amino-acid sequence MNDLYVFKVCSECQDMRLDVFLSLEFKDKSRSYIQKIIKDGNAKVNAKVKKSNYKLKTNEEVTVKIPEAIELNIIPQNIPLDILYEDKDVIVVNKSQGMVVHPAPGLYTDTLVNALLYHCKDLSGINGVTRPGIVHRIDKDTSGVLVVAKNDFSHNKLAEQLKDHSMTREYIALTEGVLKNNFGTINAPLDRHPSERIKMAVVTGGREAITHYEVMKLFKQNSLIKCILETGRTHQIRVHMSYIGHPLVGDPVYGYKKQRFNLNGQMLHAHKLGFIHPTKGEYMEFSTPLPDYFSNLVEKLKNNL; translated from the coding sequence ATGAATGATTTATATGTATTTAAAGTTTGTAGTGAATGTCAAGATATGAGACTGGATGTATTTCTTTCTTTGGAGTTTAAAGATAAATCAAGGTCTTATATTCAAAAAATTATTAAAGATGGAAATGCAAAAGTGAATGCTAAAGTGAAAAAGAGTAATTACAAACTTAAAACTAATGAGGAAGTAACTGTTAAGATACCAGAGGCTATAGAGTTAAATATTATTCCTCAGAATATACCTTTAGATATACTTTATGAGGATAAGGACGTCATAGTTGTAAATAAATCTCAAGGTATGGTGGTACACCCCGCACCGGGACTATATACGGACACTTTAGTAAATGCGCTTTTGTATCATTGCAAAGATTTATCTGGTATAAATGGAGTGACAAGACCTGGAATTGTACATAGGATTGATAAAGATACATCCGGGGTATTAGTGGTTGCTAAAAATGATTTCTCTCACAATAAGCTTGCAGAGCAGTTAAAAGATCATTCCATGACTAGAGAATACATTGCCCTTACGGAAGGGGTATTAAAAAATAATTTTGGAACCATTAATGCTCCATTAGATAGGCATCCCTCAGAGAGAATAAAGATGGCTGTGGTAACTGGTGGTAGAGAAGCGATTACACATTATGAAGTGATGAAACTTTTTAAGCAGAATTCTTTGATTAAGTGTATATTAGAAACCGGGAGAACTCATCAAATAAGAGTGCATATGTCATATATTGGGCATCCTCTTGTTGGAGATCCGGTGTATGGATATAAGAAGCAAAGGTTTAATTTAAATGGTCAAATGCTGCACGCTCATAAATTAGGATTTATACATCCAACTAAAGGAGAATACATGGAGTTTTCAACTCCACTTCCAGATTATTTTAGTAATTTAGTTGAAAAGTTAAAAAATAATCTGTAA
- the pyrR gene encoding bifunctional pyr operon transcriptional regulator/uracil phosphoribosyltransferase PyrR, with translation MQLKALILDEKAMKRTMTRIAHEIIEKNKGVKNIILIGIRRRGYPLAERIASLIEIIEGEKVEVGHVDITLYRDDLTALSEQPVINSGDLGLDVKDKVVVLVDDVLYTGRTVRAALEAIIDHGRPERIQLAVLVDRGHRELPIRADYVGKNIPTSRKEVVSVRVKELDEEDSVKIYE, from the coding sequence ATGCAGCTAAAAGCTTTAATTTTAGATGAAAAAGCTATGAAAAGAACTATGACAAGAATAGCTCACGAAATTATAGAGAAAAACAAAGGTGTAAAAAATATTATATTGATTGGTATAAGAAGAAGAGGGTACCCTTTAGCTGAGAGAATAGCAAGTTTAATTGAGATAATTGAAGGAGAAAAAGTAGAAGTAGGTCATGTTGATATTACCCTATATAGGGATGATTTAACGGCGTTAAGTGAACAACCAGTAATTAATAGTGGTGATTTAGGCTTAGATGTTAAAGATAAAGTAGTAGTTTTAGTTGATGATGTACTCTATACAGGAAGAACAGTAAGAGCAGCCTTAGAGGCAATTATAGATCATGGAAGACCTGAGAGGATACAACTAGCTGTACTTGTTGATAGAGGGCATAGAGAACTTCCTATAAGGGCTGATTACGTAGGAAAGAATATACCAACATCAAGAAAAGAGGTAGTTTCGGTAAGAGTAAAAGAATTAGACGAAGAAGATTCAGTTAAAATATATGAGTAA